From Columba livia isolate bColLiv1 breed racing homer chromosome 7, bColLiv1.pat.W.v2, whole genome shotgun sequence, one genomic window encodes:
- the MAP3K19 gene encoding mitogen-activated protein kinase kinase kinase 19 isoform X2 has protein sequence MHLRKQGERKQNFVKKYATFLGLNTSKDSMSDNKQNRRRRKEGCGSVVALQNANKIMKEMHQSYKALGKNSQIAPTSRPWPGQQVTYFPSKNQLALHLRHHTSLPFFLKKENIEHGFDFSFLLQASCPESNISKSFVDLDAFQIIRAQVQQRLNITMLKTRNKGSEFHLPPVAFQPVRMIHLVPLEDNSVKESTNIRNIFDIMNSVPRPIKPVTKCYQYQLGSLLKRHTEKPSDLIVATISEKFTPVKDLYHFSMGNYYKYPSNKKEEIQNNLKWMEADIVTNAEKNDQTKYQFSVAFKHVEFMIQASFCDDSHPCLSSSNALIDCGIFTAPTTFTIPSNRDALRAGDEGRRAGNCCRTGLEEGNATDMILDYTPHENATSVNLVLDNQDLDSYCKNKLIESYHALEDNPVAMVIPRAEVQDPSGKQTENSVCLSEVEMEKEAMSETPSKDESDLVPIVRVTFSEQEPAREPHIAKQPATKKSLLRSLPPHVTQSFNILARKENDKSKIKMNRNKYSSKSKMSSKINASEDLIVSDEISTKHNAKHHIFPSLELSQVESGTSLKHQRKPSEADKDHFAQSTQKLRKQSFSCSCKNSVMLKKPVTPLSLPHAQSASNFVDLKYSDMFKKINSNDKGPGIYEMFGTPVYSHMRELDQHENGFYRDVCSAPSRRCTPSTRRSTCSKGRESSRVRNTPKRTYSKPKKTIPGTKKKQKGLIAKDRSTELSDSNTEQDNVINSDSDFQINSSRSVTLCHEDTDRQLTFLEEPAQSTKQNNYFSNSNLTTIKEVSLEQSLDSQDIFSHQRAATCSQNLLQLGDKNYSDCVALSSSLLTTEQNLRVPQCRVDVEGCKGLEPEQASFRAINKHEAFPFSDGLECQSPAKNLNHSWAYTPRNSGLANALTQSSEIQTKNAASPSFQTSQNILSWADNKDVTDELLCCLAEELLMLEEKDTSSSRTKNAGSKMQNTHTKEEENMMNGDGAIVNSALDKSYRKAFLASNEESNLLNFEDSTKVPGGSLTNKDPITWTRGEVLGKGAYGTVYCGLTSQGQLIAVKEIVLDPSDQLTTEKEYQKFHEEVDLLKTLKHINIVTYLGTCLEDNILSIFMEFVPGGSISSVINRFGPLPEIVLCRYTKQILQGVAYLHDNCVVHRDIKGNNVMLMPNGIVKLIDFGCARRLARVSLSGTQSEMLKSVHGTPYWMAPEVINESGYGRKSDIWSVGCTVFEMATGKPPLASMDRIAAMFYIGAHRGLMPSLPDRFSSAAVDFVHACLTRDQHERPSALQLLDHPFLRGRQ, from the exons atgcatttgaggaaacaaggagaaagaaaacaaaattttgtaaagaaatacGCAAC gtttctgGGCCTTAATACATCTAAGGACAGTATGTCtgacaacaaacaaaataggaggagaagaaaagaag GTTGTGGAAGTGTCGTTGCTCTCCAGAATGCAAATAAGATAATGAAAGAAATGCATCAGTCATACAAAGCTCTGGGAAAAAACAG CCAGATAGCACCAACATCCAGACCATGGCCAGGTCAACAGGTGACATATTTTCCAAGTAAAAATCAGCTAGCATTGCACCTGAGGCATCACACTTCCTTACCTTTCTTCCTGAAGAAAGAGAACATAGAGCATGGCTTTGACTTCAGCTTTCTCCTACAAGCCTCATGCCCAGAATCTAACATTTCAAAGTCGTTTGTGGATTTAGATGCTTTTCAGATAATAAGAGCACAAGTACAACAAA gGTTAAATATAACGATGCTAAAAACCAGGAACAAAGGATCTGAG TTTCATTTGCCACCAGTGGCATTTCAACCTGTAAGAATGATTCATCTTGTACCTCTAGAAGATAATAGTGTCAAGGAAAGCACCaacatcagaaatatttttgatattATGAACTCTGTTCCTCGGCCCATAAAACCAGTTACTAAATGTTATCAGTATCAGTTAGGCAGTCTATTAAAAAGGCACACTGAGAAGCCATCAGACCTGATTGTGGCTACTATTTCTGAGAAGTTCACTCCAGTGAAAGACCTGTACCACTTCAGCATGGGTAACTATTACAAGTACCCTAgcaacaagaaagaagaaattcagaaCAATTTAAAGTGGATGGAAGCTGATATAGTTACAAATGCTGAAAAGAATGATCAGACAAAGTACCAGTTTTCAGTGGCATTTAAGCACGTAGAATTTATGATCCAAGCCAGTTTCTGTGATGACAGTCATCCTTGCTTGAGCTCAAGTAATGCACTGATAGACTGTGGAATATTTACAGCTCCAACAACATTTACAATACCAAGCAACAGAGATGCCTTGAGAGCTGGTGATGAGGGAAGAAGAGCAGGAAATTGCTGTAGAACTGGGCTAGAGGAAGGAAATGCTACAGACATGATACTGGATTATACACCACATGAAAATGCTACGAGTGTGAACCTTGTGCTTGACAATCAAGATTTAGATTCttactgcaaaaataaattgatAGAGTCCTATCATGCCTTAGAAGATAATCCTGTAGCTATGGTAATTCCCAGAGCAGAAGTGCAAGATCCTTCtggaaaacagacagaaaatagCGTTTGTCTCTCTGAagttgaaatggaaaaagaagcaaTGTCAGAAACACCTTCAAAAGACGAAAGTGACCTTGTACCCATTGTTCGAGTTACATTCTCTGAACAAGAACCAGCTAGGGAACCACATATTGCCAAACAGCCTGCCACAAAAAAGAGTCTCCTTCGTAGCCTGCCTCCTCATGTTACTCAGAGCTTCAACATTCTTGCTCgcaaagaaaatgacaaaagtaaaataaagatgaatagaaataaatattcatcAAAATCTAAAATGAGTAGCAAGATAAATGCATCTGAAGACTTAATTGTTTCTGATGAGATTTCCACAAAACATAATGCCAAGCAtcatatttttccatctttggAACTGTCACAGGTGGAATCTGGGACTTCCCTGAAGCATCAAAGAAAACCCTCTGAAGCAGACAAAGACCATTTTGCTCAGAGTACTCAGAAACTTAGAAAGCAAAGTTTTTCCTGCAGTTGCAAAAATTCAGTTATGTTAAAGAAACCTGTTACTCCACTTTCTCTACCACATGCACAGTCTGCTTCAAATTTTGTAGATCTGAAATATAGCGACAtgttcaagaaaataaattcaaatgaCAAAGGCCCAGGTATTTATGAAATGTTTGGGACTCCCGTCTATTCCCACATGCGTGAGCTTGATCAACACGAGAACGGATTTTATAGAGATGTTTGTTCTGCTCCATCTAGGAGATGCACCCCTAGCACACGCAGATCTACCTGCAGTAAAGGGAGAGAGAGCAGCCGAGTAAGAAATACTCCAAAGAGAACATACTCTAAGCCAAAAAAGACCATACCTGGCactaaaaaaaagcagaaaggtttAATTGCCAAAGACAGAAGTACCGAGCTGAGTGACAGCAACACAGAGCAAGATAATGTAATAAATTCTGATTCAGATTTTCAAATAAACTCTTCAAGGAGTGTGACGCTGTGTCATGAAGACACAGATCGTCAGCTGACGTTTTTAGAGGAGCCTGCACAATCAACgaagcaaaataattatttttcaaattcaaaCTTAACAACTATTAAAGAAGTTTCTTTGGAGCAGTCTTTAGACAGTCAGGATATATTCAGCCATCAGAGAGCTGCTACCTGCAGCCAGAATCTTCTTCAGCTCGGGGATAAAAACTACAGTGACTGTGTTGCTCTAAGCAGCAGTCTGCTAACAACAGAGCAGAACCTTCGTGTGCCTCAGTGCAGGGTGGATGTGGAGGGCTGCAAAGGCCTGGAACCAGAGCAGGCCTCCTTCAGGGCTATAAATAAACATGAAGCGTTTCCCTTTTCAGATGGACTGGAGTGCCAGTCCCCTGCAAAAAACTTAAATCACAGCTGGGCATACACACCTAGAAACAGTGGTCTGGCAAATGCATTGACTCAGTCCTCAGAGATTCAGACAAAAAATGCTGCAAGCCCCAGTTTCCAGACAAGTCAAAACATTTTGTCCTGGGCAGATAATAAGGATGTGACTGATGAATTGCTTTGTTGTCTGGCTGAAGAATTGCTGATGCTTGAAGAAAAAGACACCAGCTCTTCAAGAACAAAAAATGCAGGttctaaaatgcaaaatacacatactaaagaagaagaaaatatgatgaATGGAGATGGAGCAATAGTAAATAGTGCTCTAGACAAG AGTTACCGTAAAGCCTTTTTGGCATCAAATGAAGAAAGTAACCTCCTAAACTTCGAGGACTCTACTAAGGTACCAGGAGGCAGTTTAACTAATAAAGATCCCATCACGTGGACAAGAGGTGAAGTCCTTGGAAAGGGAGCTTATGGCACG GTATACTGTGGTCTGACAAGCCAGGGACAATTGATAGCTGTAAAAGAGATTGTTTTAGATCCGTCAGATCAACTCACTACAGAAAAGGAGTACCAGAAGTTTCATGAGGAAGTCGATCTTTTGAAGACATTGAAGCACATCAATATTGTAACTTATTTAGGAACTTGTCTGGAAGACAACATTTTGAGCATTTTCATGGAGTTTGTTCCTGGTGGCTCAATTTCTAGTGTTATTAATCGCTTTGGTCCATTACCAGAAATTGTCCTTTGTAGATATACAAAACAGATTCTACAAGGGGTGGCCTATTTACATGACAATTGTGTGGTACACAGAGATATCAAAGGCAATAATGTGATGCTCATGCCAAATGGTATAGTAAAGCTGATTGACTTTGGCTGTGCCAGGCGTTTAGCTCGGGTAAGCCTCAGTGGCACACAGAGCGAGATGCTCAAGTCTGTGCATGGGACTCCATACTGGATGGCACCAGAAGTTATAAACGAATCTGGATATGGAAGAAAATCAGACATCTGGAGTGTTGGCTGCACCGTTTTTGAGATGGCAACAGGAAAACCTCCACTGGCTTCCATGGATAGGATAGCAGCCATGTTCTACATCGGGGCCCACAGAGGACTGATGCCTTCCCTACCTGACCGGTTTTCCAGCGCTGCAGTGGATTTTGTGCATGCGTGCTTAACCAG AGATCAGCATGAACGGCCTtctgctctgcagttgctggacCATCCCTTTCTGAGAGGaaggcagtga
- the MAP3K19 gene encoding mitogen-activated protein kinase kinase kinase 19 isoform X1 encodes MHLRKQGERKQNFVKKYATFLGLNTSKDSMSDNKQNRRRRKEGCGSVVALQNANKIMKEMHQSYKALGKNSQIAPTSRPWPGQQVTYFPSKNQLALHLRHHTSLPFFLKKENIEHGFDFSFLLQASCPESNISKSFVDLDAFQIIRAQVQQRLNITMLKTRNKGSEFHLPPVAFQPVRMIHLVPLEDNSVKESTNIRNIFDIMNSVPRPIKPVTKCYQYQLGSLLKRHTEKPSDLIVATISEKFTPVKDLYHFSMGNYYKYPSNKKEEIQNNLKWMEADIVTNAEKNDQTKYQFSVAFKHVEFMIQASFCDDSHPCLSSSNALIDCGIFTAPTTFTIPSNRDALRAGDEGRRAGNCCRTGLEEGNATDMILDYTPHENATSVNLVLDNQDLDSYCKNKLIESYHALEDNPVAMVIPRAEVQDPSGKQTENSVCLSEVEMEKEAMSETPSKDESDLVPIVRVTFSEQEPAREPHIAKQPATKKSLLRSLPPHVTQSFNILARKENDKSKIKMNRNKYSSKSKMSSKINASEDLIVSDEISTKHNAKHHIFPSLELSQVESGTSLKHQRKPSEADKDHFAQSTQKLRKQSFSCSCKNSVMLKKPVTPLSLPHAQSASNFVDLKYSDMFKKINSNDKGPGIYEMFGTPVYSHMRELDQHENGFYRDVCSAPSRRCTPSTRRSTCSKGRESSRVRNTPKRTYSKPKKTIPGTKKKQKGLIAKDRSTELSDSNTEQDNVINSDSDFQINSSRSVTLCHEDTDRQLTFLEEPAQSTKQNNYFSNSNLTTIKEVSLEQSLDSQDIFSHQRAATCSQNLLQLGDKNYSDCVALSSSLLTTEQNLRVPQCRVDVEGCKGLEPEQASFRAINKHEAFPFSDGLECQSPAKNLNHSWAYTPRNSGLANALTQSSEIQTKNAASPSFQTSQNILSWADNKDVTDELLCCLAEELLMLEEKDTSSSRTKNAGSKMQNTHTKEEENMMNGDGAIVNSALDKQSYRKAFLASNEESNLLNFEDSTKVPGGSLTNKDPITWTRGEVLGKGAYGTVYCGLTSQGQLIAVKEIVLDPSDQLTTEKEYQKFHEEVDLLKTLKHINIVTYLGTCLEDNILSIFMEFVPGGSISSVINRFGPLPEIVLCRYTKQILQGVAYLHDNCVVHRDIKGNNVMLMPNGIVKLIDFGCARRLARVSLSGTQSEMLKSVHGTPYWMAPEVINESGYGRKSDIWSVGCTVFEMATGKPPLASMDRIAAMFYIGAHRGLMPSLPDRFSSAAVDFVHACLTRDQHERPSALQLLDHPFLRGRQ; translated from the exons atgcatttgaggaaacaaggagaaagaaaacaaaattttgtaaagaaatacGCAAC gtttctgGGCCTTAATACATCTAAGGACAGTATGTCtgacaacaaacaaaataggaggagaagaaaagaag GTTGTGGAAGTGTCGTTGCTCTCCAGAATGCAAATAAGATAATGAAAGAAATGCATCAGTCATACAAAGCTCTGGGAAAAAACAG CCAGATAGCACCAACATCCAGACCATGGCCAGGTCAACAGGTGACATATTTTCCAAGTAAAAATCAGCTAGCATTGCACCTGAGGCATCACACTTCCTTACCTTTCTTCCTGAAGAAAGAGAACATAGAGCATGGCTTTGACTTCAGCTTTCTCCTACAAGCCTCATGCCCAGAATCTAACATTTCAAAGTCGTTTGTGGATTTAGATGCTTTTCAGATAATAAGAGCACAAGTACAACAAA gGTTAAATATAACGATGCTAAAAACCAGGAACAAAGGATCTGAG TTTCATTTGCCACCAGTGGCATTTCAACCTGTAAGAATGATTCATCTTGTACCTCTAGAAGATAATAGTGTCAAGGAAAGCACCaacatcagaaatatttttgatattATGAACTCTGTTCCTCGGCCCATAAAACCAGTTACTAAATGTTATCAGTATCAGTTAGGCAGTCTATTAAAAAGGCACACTGAGAAGCCATCAGACCTGATTGTGGCTACTATTTCTGAGAAGTTCACTCCAGTGAAAGACCTGTACCACTTCAGCATGGGTAACTATTACAAGTACCCTAgcaacaagaaagaagaaattcagaaCAATTTAAAGTGGATGGAAGCTGATATAGTTACAAATGCTGAAAAGAATGATCAGACAAAGTACCAGTTTTCAGTGGCATTTAAGCACGTAGAATTTATGATCCAAGCCAGTTTCTGTGATGACAGTCATCCTTGCTTGAGCTCAAGTAATGCACTGATAGACTGTGGAATATTTACAGCTCCAACAACATTTACAATACCAAGCAACAGAGATGCCTTGAGAGCTGGTGATGAGGGAAGAAGAGCAGGAAATTGCTGTAGAACTGGGCTAGAGGAAGGAAATGCTACAGACATGATACTGGATTATACACCACATGAAAATGCTACGAGTGTGAACCTTGTGCTTGACAATCAAGATTTAGATTCttactgcaaaaataaattgatAGAGTCCTATCATGCCTTAGAAGATAATCCTGTAGCTATGGTAATTCCCAGAGCAGAAGTGCAAGATCCTTCtggaaaacagacagaaaatagCGTTTGTCTCTCTGAagttgaaatggaaaaagaagcaaTGTCAGAAACACCTTCAAAAGACGAAAGTGACCTTGTACCCATTGTTCGAGTTACATTCTCTGAACAAGAACCAGCTAGGGAACCACATATTGCCAAACAGCCTGCCACAAAAAAGAGTCTCCTTCGTAGCCTGCCTCCTCATGTTACTCAGAGCTTCAACATTCTTGCTCgcaaagaaaatgacaaaagtaaaataaagatgaatagaaataaatattcatcAAAATCTAAAATGAGTAGCAAGATAAATGCATCTGAAGACTTAATTGTTTCTGATGAGATTTCCACAAAACATAATGCCAAGCAtcatatttttccatctttggAACTGTCACAGGTGGAATCTGGGACTTCCCTGAAGCATCAAAGAAAACCCTCTGAAGCAGACAAAGACCATTTTGCTCAGAGTACTCAGAAACTTAGAAAGCAAAGTTTTTCCTGCAGTTGCAAAAATTCAGTTATGTTAAAGAAACCTGTTACTCCACTTTCTCTACCACATGCACAGTCTGCTTCAAATTTTGTAGATCTGAAATATAGCGACAtgttcaagaaaataaattcaaatgaCAAAGGCCCAGGTATTTATGAAATGTTTGGGACTCCCGTCTATTCCCACATGCGTGAGCTTGATCAACACGAGAACGGATTTTATAGAGATGTTTGTTCTGCTCCATCTAGGAGATGCACCCCTAGCACACGCAGATCTACCTGCAGTAAAGGGAGAGAGAGCAGCCGAGTAAGAAATACTCCAAAGAGAACATACTCTAAGCCAAAAAAGACCATACCTGGCactaaaaaaaagcagaaaggtttAATTGCCAAAGACAGAAGTACCGAGCTGAGTGACAGCAACACAGAGCAAGATAATGTAATAAATTCTGATTCAGATTTTCAAATAAACTCTTCAAGGAGTGTGACGCTGTGTCATGAAGACACAGATCGTCAGCTGACGTTTTTAGAGGAGCCTGCACAATCAACgaagcaaaataattatttttcaaattcaaaCTTAACAACTATTAAAGAAGTTTCTTTGGAGCAGTCTTTAGACAGTCAGGATATATTCAGCCATCAGAGAGCTGCTACCTGCAGCCAGAATCTTCTTCAGCTCGGGGATAAAAACTACAGTGACTGTGTTGCTCTAAGCAGCAGTCTGCTAACAACAGAGCAGAACCTTCGTGTGCCTCAGTGCAGGGTGGATGTGGAGGGCTGCAAAGGCCTGGAACCAGAGCAGGCCTCCTTCAGGGCTATAAATAAACATGAAGCGTTTCCCTTTTCAGATGGACTGGAGTGCCAGTCCCCTGCAAAAAACTTAAATCACAGCTGGGCATACACACCTAGAAACAGTGGTCTGGCAAATGCATTGACTCAGTCCTCAGAGATTCAGACAAAAAATGCTGCAAGCCCCAGTTTCCAGACAAGTCAAAACATTTTGTCCTGGGCAGATAATAAGGATGTGACTGATGAATTGCTTTGTTGTCTGGCTGAAGAATTGCTGATGCTTGAAGAAAAAGACACCAGCTCTTCAAGAACAAAAAATGCAGGttctaaaatgcaaaatacacatactaaagaagaagaaaatatgatgaATGGAGATGGAGCAATAGTAAATAGTGCTCTAGACAAG CAGAGTTACCGTAAAGCCTTTTTGGCATCAAATGAAGAAAGTAACCTCCTAAACTTCGAGGACTCTACTAAGGTACCAGGAGGCAGTTTAACTAATAAAGATCCCATCACGTGGACAAGAGGTGAAGTCCTTGGAAAGGGAGCTTATGGCACG GTATACTGTGGTCTGACAAGCCAGGGACAATTGATAGCTGTAAAAGAGATTGTTTTAGATCCGTCAGATCAACTCACTACAGAAAAGGAGTACCAGAAGTTTCATGAGGAAGTCGATCTTTTGAAGACATTGAAGCACATCAATATTGTAACTTATTTAGGAACTTGTCTGGAAGACAACATTTTGAGCATTTTCATGGAGTTTGTTCCTGGTGGCTCAATTTCTAGTGTTATTAATCGCTTTGGTCCATTACCAGAAATTGTCCTTTGTAGATATACAAAACAGATTCTACAAGGGGTGGCCTATTTACATGACAATTGTGTGGTACACAGAGATATCAAAGGCAATAATGTGATGCTCATGCCAAATGGTATAGTAAAGCTGATTGACTTTGGCTGTGCCAGGCGTTTAGCTCGGGTAAGCCTCAGTGGCACACAGAGCGAGATGCTCAAGTCTGTGCATGGGACTCCATACTGGATGGCACCAGAAGTTATAAACGAATCTGGATATGGAAGAAAATCAGACATCTGGAGTGTTGGCTGCACCGTTTTTGAGATGGCAACAGGAAAACCTCCACTGGCTTCCATGGATAGGATAGCAGCCATGTTCTACATCGGGGCCCACAGAGGACTGATGCCTTCCCTACCTGACCGGTTTTCCAGCGCTGCAGTGGATTTTGTGCATGCGTGCTTAACCAG AGATCAGCATGAACGGCCTtctgctctgcagttgctggacCATCCCTTTCTGAGAGGaaggcagtga